In Candidatus Manganitrophus morganii, the genomic window TGCGAGTAGACTCTACAGAGGTCCAGATACAAAATCGAGATGTTAACGTCCTCTTGATTGTTCCAGATCGTCCAACCCTTTGAGAGGATGTGAAGATGATTTTGATCACCCATAAAATCTGCAGTGGACCGGCCCTTGAAACCAATTCCCTCGAATCTGAAACCCGCACCTTCCCGGCTGAAGATTTCCCCTTTACCTGCTTCACCTGTCTGGATGATATCCTCGAGCAAACGGAGCTGAGGGTTTGTGAAGAGTTCCGCATGTAAATCGAACACACAAGGAGCAGAAACAATGAGCAAGGGCAGGGATACAAAAAAACAGACCAAGAAAAAACCGGCCAAGACGATGCAAGAAAAAAAAGCCGCGAAGCGGTCCGAGAAGGAAACCCGGGGTTCTTTGAGGTAAAAGAGTCGAAGCGATTTGATCTTCAATCCAAAAGGTGAGGAATAGGTGGATCAAGAAGAAGCAAAACAGATGATTTTAAGTTTTTATCAGGAAATCGGCGGGAACCGGGAAGAGCTCCACTTTGGATCCGACTGGTTCAGCGGGGCTTCCTATAAAGTGACCCGGAAGGGATACGGTTATAAAGAGATCCGCAGAATGTACATCGACGACTATCTCGATTCGAAAGATCAATCGGCCGAAGACTATATCAAAGACAAACTAAAGAGGCTTCTTAAAATGGAAGCCGCTGCATAGAGCGACCCTCTCCGCTTCCCCCAAAATGATCGGCAAAGCGGTCTGATCCCGGGAAAGCCCCTCTCTCCTTTTTTTTAAATCACTGAATTTGCCCCGCCGCGGGAAGCCGGACGCCGCGGCGCTCCAGCAGGCTCCCCTCCGCGAGATAGAGCTCCACCAACGCGATGCGGTACTGGACGATCGCTTCAACCTCGGCGATGCTGCCGGCGAGCAAATCGCGTTGGGCCTGGGCGACCAGCAGCGCCGTCCCCGACCCCACGCTAAACCGTTCTTCTTCCGCGGCCAGCGTTTCTTCCAGGAGAATGCGGGTCGCCCGGGTGGCCGAGATCTGCTGACGGGCGCGCTCCACCTCATTCGCCACCAGTCGCACGTCGAGTCGGACGAGCTGCCGGAGGTTGTCCACCGCCTCGGCCGTCTGGCGCCGCGACGCCCGCGCGGCCCGGTCGAGCGCCGTCGCCGTCCGGTTGCCGAGGAAGTGGCTCAATCGGACGCCGGCGGTGACATCATAGGTCTCTCCGTTCAACTCGCGAAACGAATCGGAAAAGCTTCCTGCAAAACCGGTTTGCCCCAATGCGATAAAAAAATCGAGCCGAGGAAGAAGACCGTTCCGGGTGACGATCGTTTCCAAACGGTTCTGCGTCAACCGCAGGCGCGCTTCGTTCAAATCGGGGCGGGACCGCTCGGCGAGATCGAGACGGTCGTCGAGGTCGGCGATCGGCTCCGGATCGATGGCGGGATCGCTCGTCGCATCGACCCGAAGATCGAGCGGACGCTCTGCGCCGGGGTTGATCAACCGCAGCAGCCGCAGCCGGGTCTCCTCCACCAGACTGCGCGCATCGATGAGCGCTTGCTCCCGCAGGGCGACTTCGGCGCGGGCGGCCGCCGCCTCAATCTTCGGCAAAATACCGACCTCGATCCGAAGCTCGACCTCCTGCCGCTGCCGCTGCGCCACCTCCAGCGACCGCTCGAAAATCTCGATCTCCTGGCGCGCCAGGACGTAGTTCCAGTAGGCGGTCTCGGCCTCGGACAGAAGCGCCTCTGTAAATCCCCTCAACTCGTAGAGACTCGCCAGGGTGTCAAGCTCCGCCTGGCGCACGCTCACCAGGTTCACCGCCGGGCCGAATCCGCGCAGCAGCGACTGAGTGATGCTCAGTCCCAGCCGCGCGGTCTGCTGCTCGGGGGTCCGGTCGGAGCTGCTTCGGCCCTGCCCGACCGCCGCTTCGAACGTGGTGCCGGTCGGCAGATCCTGGCGGATCCCGGCCACGGCGGTCCGCTCGCTTCCCTCGACGTTGAACTGCGTGCCGGTGGCGCGGTCGGTCTCGCTGAGCCGCTCTCTCCCGTAGGTCAGCTCCGCGAACAATTCCGGATCGAACACGCCCCGCTCGATCTGCTCGAACGTCCCGGTGATGATCGGGTTGATCTGGCGGACCTTCAGATCGCGGTTGTTGTGCAGCGCCAGCAAGATCGCCTGCTCGACGGAGAGATCAACCGGCCCCGCGTCGGGCAATGTGAACGGGGGCGGCTCGGCCAGCACCGGTTGAACCTCCTCCGGCAGCGTGATGGGACGGACGGTTTCTTTACGAAGGTGGGATTCTAAATCGGCGTCAAAGAGGCGCCATCGATCGATTTGAAGGCAGCCGCCGGAGAGCGCGAGCAGTGCTGCGGCCGGAATCAATATCAGACGCCGAATCGGACCGGGTCGCGTCATGCGCGGCCCGCTTTCGGTTCGGGATGGAAGAGGGAGTAGACCGCCGGAATGAGGACCAGCGTGATCAGGGTGGACGCGGTGAGGCCGCCGGCGACCGCCCGCGCGAGGGGGGCCTGGGCATCGGCCCCCTCGCCGATGCCGAACGCCAGCGGCAGCAGGGCGAGGATGGTCGTCAGCGTCGTCATCAGAATCGGCCGAAGCCGCCTTCGGCCCGCCTCCGCCATCGCCTCGCGGACCCCCATCCCGCGCTGGCGCAGCTGCCCGGCCTGGTCCACCAGCAGAATCGCATTGTTGACGACGATCCCCCCCAACATGATGCAACCGATGTACGATTGGAGGTTGAGCGTGGTCTTCGTCAAAAAGAGGGTCACCAGGACGCCGACCGCCGCCAGGGGGACGGAGACCATCACAACGACAGGATCGCGCAGCGACTCGTACTGGCAGGCGAGGACCATATAGACCAACACCAGCGCCAGCACGAGCGACACGATCAGCTCCCGGAACGACTTCTGCTGCTCTTCGAAGTTGCCGGCGATGATCAGGTCGTACCCGACGGGACGCGGGATCCGGTCGAGCCGCTCCTGCACCTCCCCGGCGACCGAGCCGAGGTCGCGCCCCGCGACGTTCGCGGTGACCGTCACCAGCCGCTGCTGGTCCTTTCGTTCGATTAGGATCGGTCCGCGGCTTGGTTCCGCCGTCACCAGGCTGCGGAGCGCCACCTGCTCCCCCGACGCCGTGGTCAAGGTCAGATTGAGGATCTCGTCGAGAGAACGCTTCTCGGCATCTTTGAGCTGCACGAGGATACGATAAGAATTGCCCTGGCTTCTGAAGAGCCCGACACGGGAGCCGGCGATGGCGGTCTCCAGAACTTCAGTGACGTCGCGAACGCTCAGGCCGACGTCGGCCACCTTGTCACGGTCGACCCGGATCTCCTGCTGCGGAATGCCCGCTTCGCGGCTGGTGTCGACGTCGGCAATCCCCGGCACATTCGAGATCCCCTCGGCGACCCGGGCGGCCAGCGCGTCGAGCGTCTGAAGGTCGAACCCGCGGATCTCGATCGTCAACCCTTCATCCCCCCCCAGGAGCCGGTCGAGCAGGAATTGGCCCTGCGGGGCGCGGGTGCGAATTTCCATGGCGGGAATATTCCCCGAGAGACGGCGCCGCAAATCCTCGGCGATCTCCACGTTCGAGCGGGTCCGCTCGGCCGCCGGCCGCAGCGACAGGTTGATCTCCCCCTGGGCGGCCGCGTCTGGCCGCCACCCCAGCGCCCCGACGCTCACCACCGACGAGACCGCTTCCGGCACGGCGGCATGGACGATCCGCTCCATCCGCCGCGTCTGCTGATCGACCAGCTCCAGCCGGGTCCCGACCTCCATCTCGCCGGTCACGCGGACCTCCCCCTCGTCGCTGGGAGGGAGAAACTCGGTGCCGATCATCGGCGCCAGAAGAAGGCTCGCGGCGAAAATCGCCGCGGCGCTGAAGACGGTCAGCCATCGGCGGTCCAACACCCGTCGGAGAAGATCGCGGTAGCCGTTTTCGAACGCGGTGAAAGCCCCCCCCGCGGCGTCGGCCCAGCGCTCGAACCGGGACGCTCGCTTCGCGGGCTGCGCCTCCCCCGGCGGTTTCAGAAATCGGGAGGCGAGCATCGGCACCAGGCTGAGCGACACCAGCAGGGAGCAGAGGAGGGAGAACATGATGACGTATCCCAGCTCCTGAAAAAGGATGCCGGAGACGCCGCGGACGAAAACCAGCGGGAGGAAAATGACGAGGGTCGTCACGGTGCTGGCGATGATCGCCGGGCCGACTTCCCGGGTCCCTTCCACGGCGGCGACCGCCGGCGGCTCGCCCGCCTCGTCCCGCCGGCGGAAGATGTTCTCCAGCACCACGATGGAGCTGTCGACCATCATCCCGACCCCCAGCGCCAGCCCCCCCAGGGTCATCAGGTTCAGCGTGAGGCCCCAAAAATAGATCAGCGCGAAGGTGGCGATGAGCGAGATCGGGATCGCCAGGGAGATCACGAGGGTGCTGCGGAAGCTGCGCATGAAGAAGAGGAGGACCGCGATCGCCAGGCCGCCGCCGTAGAGGACCGACTGCGCGACGTTGGCGATCGACCGCTCGATGAAATTCCCCTGGTTGCTGACCGGCACGATTTCGATCTGCGGAAAGGTTTTGTTGACCTCCTCGATTTTGGCGAGCACCGCCCTGGAGACCTCGACGGTATTTGCGTCGGCCTGCTTGCGGATCGCCACCCGCAGGCCGCGCTCGCCGTTGACCCGGATGATCCGCGTCAGCTTCTCATA contains:
- a CDS encoding TolC family protein; amino-acid sequence: MTRPGPIRRLILIPAAALLALSGGCLQIDRWRLFDADLESHLRKETVRPITLPEEVQPVLAEPPPFTLPDAGPVDLSVEQAILLALHNNRDLKVRQINPIITGTFEQIERGVFDPELFAELTYGRERLSETDRATGTQFNVEGSERTAVAGIRQDLPTGTTFEAAVGQGRSSSDRTPEQQTARLGLSITQSLLRGFGPAVNLVSVRQAELDTLASLYELRGFTEALLSEAETAYWNYVLARQEIEIFERSLEVAQRQRQEVELRIEVGILPKIEAAAARAEVALREQALIDARSLVEETRLRLLRLINPGAERPLDLRVDATSDPAIDPEPIADLDDRLDLAERSRPDLNEARLRLTQNRLETIVTRNGLLPRLDFFIALGQTGFAGSFSDSFRELNGETYDVTAGVRLSHFLGNRTATALDRAARASRRQTAEAVDNLRQLVRLDVRLVANEVERARQQISATRATRILLEETLAAEEERFSVGSGTALLVAQAQRDLLAGSIAEVEAIVQYRIALVELYLAEGSLLERRGVRLPAAGQIQ
- a CDS encoding efflux RND transporter permease subunit → MRLPQLSVERPIFVTMVTLIVVILGAVSFSRLRIDLLPEIELPTLTISTEYEGASPEVMERLVTQIIEEIVGTVPGVEELTSQSSEGSSRVRVRFGWGTDIDAAAIDLQATLEDEISELPEDIVRPRISKFDIASFPVVLLGISSALDPVELTQLIEDQIRYRFTHVPGVAQVDLWGGYNREVRIGLDPDRVKALGLPLDRVLQSIEDANLDLPAGRIDQGRYEVTLRAPAEFANLDQIRNTVITRRDGAAVTLRQIAEVTDTYEKLTRIIRVNGERGLRVAIRKQADANTVEVSRAVLAKIEEVNKTFPQIEIVPVSNQGNFIERSIANVAQSVLYGGGLAIAVLLFFMRSFRSTLVISLAIPISLIATFALIYFWGLTLNLMTLGGLALGVGMMVDSSIVVLENIFRRRDEAGEPPAVAAVEGTREVGPAIIASTVTTLVIFLPLVFVRGVSGILFQELGYVIMFSLLCSLLVSLSLVPMLASRFLKPPGEAQPAKRASRFERWADAAGGAFTAFENGYRDLLRRVLDRRWLTVFSAAAIFAASLLLAPMIGTEFLPPSDEGEVRVTGEMEVGTRLELVDQQTRRMERIVHAAVPEAVSSVVSVGALGWRPDAAAQGEINLSLRPAAERTRSNVEIAEDLRRRLSGNIPAMEIRTRAPQGQFLLDRLLGGDEGLTIEIRGFDLQTLDALAARVAEGISNVPGIADVDTSREAGIPQQEIRVDRDKVADVGLSVRDVTEVLETAIAGSRVGLFRSQGNSYRILVQLKDAEKRSLDEILNLTLTTASGEQVALRSLVTAEPSRGPILIERKDQQRLVTVTANVAGRDLGSVAGEVQERLDRIPRPVGYDLIIAGNFEEQQKSFRELIVSLVLALVLVYMVLACQYESLRDPVVVMVSVPLAAVGVLVTLFLTKTTLNLQSYIGCIMLGGIVVNNAILLVDQAGQLRQRGMGVREAMAEAGRRRLRPILMTTLTTILALLPLAFGIGEGADAQAPLARAVAGGLTASTLITLVLIPAVYSLFHPEPKAGRA